The following nucleotide sequence is from Coffea eugenioides isolate CCC68of chromosome 10, Ceug_1.0, whole genome shotgun sequence.
CGGAGGCCTTAAAAAGAAAGACTATTACACTGACAGGGAAGCTGGATGGAGAGGAGGTGTTGATTTTAGTAGATACTGGTAGCTCTGATAGCTACATCAACAGTGAGTTAGTCATTGGCATGGATATCAAGTACCAAATGGTTTCAAATCCCTTTTCTGTGATCATGGGAAATGGCACCTGTGTTAACAGTAATGCAATCTGTCCAAGTGTAATGTGGGAAGTCAATCAGTACAAGTTTAGGTTTGATCTTAAAGTAATGGAGTTGGGAGGATGGGATATTATATTGGGAGTGGATTGGATGGTACACTTCAGTCCAATCACATTTGATTTTCATCAGCTAAGCATTTCTCTGTTCAGCCAAGGACAGACAGTACACTTACAAGGACAAGCAGAGAACTGTGACATGGACCTGATCAGAGGGAAGGATTTGAGATATTTCATTGAGTATAAGAAGCAGATGTGCGCAGCCATGGAATGGAAGCAAAATAAAGATGGAGACGACCATACCATACCCAGAGCAGTGGAAAATATCCTCAGTGAGTATGCTGATGTCTTCAAGACCCCTGATTCCTTACCTCCTAAAAGGAGCATTGACCATGAAATTACTCTGAAGCCAGGATCTCAACCAGTCAAGCTCAAACCATACCGTTACCCTCACTCTCAAAAGGGAGAAATAGAAAAACAGGTTACAGAAATGTTGGAGCATGGAATAGTTATACACAGCACCAGCCCCTTTGCATCTCCAGTGCTGctagttaaaaagaaagaaggcaCTTGGAGGTTCTGTGTAGACTATAgaaaattgaatgaaatgacTATTAAGGATAAATATCCAATACCAAATGTAGAAGAATTATTAGATGAACTGGCGGGAGCTGTGTTCAAATCAAAGCTGGATCTAACAGCAGGATATCATCAGATTCGTGTCAAGACTCAGGATACTCACAAGACAGCATTTCAGACTCATTGTGGCCACTATGAGTTCTTGGTGATGCCTTTTGGCCTTACCAATGCGCCAGCCACCTTTCAATCTCTGATGAACCAGGTATTCCAACCATATTTGAGGAAATTCGTTTTGGTATTCTTTGATGATATATTGGTTTACAGTCCTACATTGGAGTCACATGTGCAGCATCTGAAAATAGTACTTGATACTCTGAGACAGAACCAACTATATGCAAAGAAATCTAAGTGCTCTTTTGCTCAGAAAACAGTAGACTATTTGGGGCATACTATTTCTGAAAAGGGTGTTAGTATGGATCAAACTAAGATTGACTGTATTTTGAAGTGGCCTATACCTCAGACtgtgaaggaattgaggagtTTTTTTGGGTTTGACTGGGTACTATAGGAGGTTCATACAAGGTTACGGACAAATATGCAAGCCTTTGACTGAACTCTTGAGGAAGGATAGTTTCATATGGAATGCAGGTGCTCAGAAttcttttgagaaattaaaggaATTAATGGTCACTGCACCAGTTCTTAAACTGCCAGAATTCAGTAGGCCTTTCATCATTGAGACTGATGCCAGTGGTGGAGGTTTAGGGGCTGTATTGATGCAGGATGGCCATCCTATTGCATTTCTGAGTAAGGCACTATCTCCCAGAAATCTTGGGTTATCTGTGTATGAAAAGGAACTCCTTGCTCTAGTAATGGCTGTCACTAAATGGAAGCATTATTTGGTAGGACATCACTTCATCATCAGGACAGATCACCAGTCTCTGAAGTACTTACTGGACCAGAAACTCAATACTGCTCTACAACACAAGTGGCTGACTAAGTTACTGGGATTGGACTACGAAATCCAATACAAAAAGGGTGCTGAAAATCTGGTTGCTGATGCACTCTCAAGGAGACAGGGGACGGATGCCTCCAGGGACAGCAATACCAGTTTCTGTTTGGCCCTATCTGCTGTTAAGCCAGGTTGGATGGAGGAACTGATTCAAAGTTATGAAGGTGACCCTCACTGCCAAGAGATTATGTCCCAGCTACTGCTAGACTCTACATCTCAACCATCCTATACACTAGCAGAAGGAGTACTCAGATACCAAGGGAAACTGTATGTAGGGACAGGAAATGACATCAGAAGCAAACTGGTCTCAGCTCTACATAATTCTGCAATAGGGGGGCACTCAGGACAGAAGAGTTGCTGGCATAGGATCAAATCCATGTTTTACTGGCCTGAGCTCAAGAAGGATGTTATTGCCTATGTACAAGAGTGTGATGTGTGCCAAAGAAACAAGTCTGAACATCTCCCATATCCTGGCCTACTTCAGCCCATACCAATCCCTCAAAAGGCTTGGTCCCACATTGCTATGGACTTTATTGAGAAGCTTCCCAAGTCTCAGGGATATGACACTATACTGGTTGTAGTGGACAGGTTCACCAAATTTGGACATTTTTTGCTATTGACACATCCCTTCTCAGCTAGGCAGGTCGCACAAGTGTTCTTGGATAATGTTTTCAGATTGCATGGGTTGCCAGAATCAATCATCACTGACAGGGATAGAGTGTTCACTAGTTGCTTTTGGAAGGAATTGTTCAAGCTAATGGGAATTCAGCTCAAATACTCTTCTTCTTACCACCCCCAGACAGATGGCCAAAGTGAGAGGCTCAATCAATGTCTGGAATCCTATCTGAGGTGCATGACTTGTGAATTTCCATCCCAGTGGAGCAAGTGGATACCTACTGCAGAATGGTGGTACAATTCTGCTTACCACACCAGCTTGGAACTTTCCCCATTCGAAGCCTTGTTTGGCTATAAACCAACACCTCTTCCTCTAGGACCATACCAGGACTCAGTGATACCTGCTGCAACTCAGGCATTACAGGACAGGGCCAGAATCACTGCTAGCATCAAGGAACACTTATCCAAGGCTCAAAATAGGA
It contains:
- the LOC113750340 gene encoding uncharacterized protein LOC113750340, with product MAESTRFKTLEEQVRKQEAKLQEIMENLQSSQSSQQQLRGEIRQELEENNRRMESLMTGMEQKFGAFLEQKFSSIMLNVTAARDKLPDEESRGRTEQAPPLLPTPPPQFRLYPDAEVTRAFRHEGRIQAPNPPKLDLQLFSGENPREWLRKCNKYFINYQIPNEQKIAIVEMYLEGKTDRWFQGVRIEKPRLSWEEFGEILCKRFNENGYKDIIEEFNKLQQEGSVEEYQERFEELKPLMLARNSNLDESYFTSSFISGLKEEIKPMVKMLRPTTLSEAFEISLWQERNIKIQIRGVREGHRNVAENKFGMTKGTTPVAGSTNTYQIPSTGNFRNTKFKNVQTDRQDSKRISPQEIQHRRSLGLCFKCGDKYGPGHQCKPGHLNLLISEDEEEPLFEDALGEQDDQTGHPGQVMDMSLHALSEALKRKTITLTGKLDGEEVLILVDTGSSDSYINSELVIGMDIKYQMVSNPFSVIMGNGTCVNSNAICPSVMWEVNQYKFRFDLKVMELGGWDIILGVDWMVHFSPITFDFHQLSISLFSQGQTVHLQGQAENCDMDLIRGKDLRYFIEYKKQMCAAMEWKQNKDGDDHTIPRAVENILSEYADVFKTPDSLPPKRSIDHEITLKPGSQPVKLKPYRYPHSQKGEIEKQVTEMLEHGIVIHSTSPFASPVLLVKKKEGTWRFCVDYRKLNEMTIKDKYPIPNVEELLDELAGAVFKSKLDLTAGYHQIRVKTQDTHKTAFQTHCGHYEFLVMPFGLTNAPATFQSLMNQVFQPYLRKFVLVFFDDILVYSPTLESHVQHLKIVLDTLRQNQLYAKKSKCSFAQKTVDYLGHTISEKGVSMDQTKIDCILKWPIPQTVKELRSFFGFDWVL